One stretch of Nicotiana tabacum cultivar K326 chromosome 18, ASM71507v2, whole genome shotgun sequence DNA includes these proteins:
- the LOC107800605 gene encoding RNA polymerase II C-terminal domain phosphatase-like 4 encodes MGAPNIFKVEVYIGRVLETLVQFGAPKKILVDGKPHLGTDKLVPLLQNFRRYLEELGVTSRGEPAETSGASLALDICSHPGVIGGMCIRCGQKVENESGVALGYIHKNLRLADDEIARLGDKDLKNLLRHKKLYLVLDLDHTLLNSARLADISAEELYLKDQREVLPGMLLLLVMC; translated from the exons ATGGGTGCACCAAACATCTTCAAAGTAgaggtgtacataggtcgg GTTTTGGAAACATTGGTCCAGTTTGGAGCTCCAAAgaaaattttggttgatggaaAACCTCATCTAGGAACTGATAAATTGGTACCACTTCTTCAAAATTTCCGGCGGTACCTGGAAGAGCTGGGTGTAA CATCTCGTGGAGAACCAGCAGAAACTTCAG GAGCATCTTTGGCTCTGGATATATGCTCACATCCTGGTGTCATTGGAGGGATGTGTATAAGGTGTGGGCAGAAGGTGGAAAACGAATCGGGTGTGGCTTTGGGATACATACACAAG AATTTGAGGCTTGCAGATGATGAAATTGCTCGATTGGGTGACAAGGACCTGAAGAACTTATTACGCCATAAAAAGCTGTACTTGGTTCTTGATTTAGACCACACACTTCTGAACTCAGCTAGACTTGCTGATATTTCAGCAGAAGAATTATACTTGAAGGACCAACGAGAAGTACTACCTGGTATGCTACTCTTACTGGTTATGTGCTAG